One Maribacter dokdonensis DSW-8 genomic region harbors:
- a CDS encoding PorP/SprF family type IX secretion system membrane protein — MHKKITNTTWGICIVMLLFLIKLQGQQDPQYTQYMYNMNVVNPAYTTNEPGMLNFGTLYRTQWENAVGAPKTLTFFAHAPLSKKIEMGTSIISDDIGDGSLKENNIYVDFAYILKLDEKSNLSLGLKGGITTFETNFNGFRLPEVQDDPAFNENLNNTYPNIGIGAFYNRDKFYAGLSIPNLLTSKHIENKDGITRLGAEAIHLFGMAGYVFDANSNLKFKPSILTKMVSGAPVTADFSFNALFNHRLEGGISYRTDDSVSVMFNISIIPSLRIGYAYDYTLSNLGAFNNGSHEIFVLFNLDLWGLKKGYDKSPRFY; from the coding sequence ATGCACAAAAAAATTACAAACACAACTTGGGGCATCTGCATAGTTATGCTTCTGTTTTTAATAAAACTGCAAGGTCAACAAGATCCGCAATATACCCAATACATGTACAACATGAACGTGGTAAACCCTGCATATACCACCAATGAACCAGGAATGCTGAATTTTGGTACGTTATACAGGACCCAATGGGAAAATGCGGTAGGCGCACCAAAAACCCTAACCTTCTTTGCCCATGCACCGCTATCTAAAAAAATTGAAATGGGCACCTCTATAATATCAGATGATATAGGAGACGGATCTTTAAAGGAAAACAATATCTATGTAGATTTTGCCTACATTTTGAAACTCGATGAAAAGAGCAATTTAAGCTTAGGATTAAAAGGAGGTATTACCACATTTGAAACCAATTTCAATGGTTTTAGGTTACCAGAAGTACAAGATGATCCAGCATTCAATGAAAACCTTAATAATACCTACCCTAATATTGGCATTGGAGCTTTTTATAATCGTGACAAGTTTTATGCCGGTCTGTCCATACCCAATTTACTAACATCTAAACATATTGAAAATAAAGATGGTATTACACGTTTGGGCGCAGAAGCGATTCATCTTTTTGGAATGGCCGGTTATGTGTTTGACGCAAATTCCAATTTAAAATTTAAACCATCTATTTTAACAAAAATGGTATCCGGCGCACCTGTAACAGCAGATTTTTCGTTCAACGCGCTGTTCAATCACCGTTTAGAAGGAGGAATTTCTTATAGAACAGATGACTCAGTAAGTGTCATGTTCAATATTTCCATAATACCCTCACTACGTATAGGTTATGCTTATGACTATACCTTATCAAATTTAGGGGCATTCAATAATGGCTCACATGAAATATTTGTATTGTTCAACTTAGACCTTTGGGGACTTAAAAAGGGCTATGATAAATCTCCTAGATTCTACTAA
- a CDS encoding OmpA family protein, translating into MKKIQLYFIICIGIFQTAWSQQDLKRANDLFTKAHYADAISLYEAALPNNKNSEVIKNLADSYYHTFDLKAAARWYRYLISNYGEKVNEQYYFKLSQSLKAIGEYEEANNVLTDFYTKESKLEHLEKLKQDIAYLENVSAIGDRFTIENSNLNTTTSEFGAMQIGNAIWYTATQKKNNQKTYRWNNQNYLDIYTHAIDKEHLGDSISISLSNTINTKLHEGSFTVNPDGKTMYFTRNNYKNGKRKTNDEKVSNLKIYSAQLLDGEWKNITELPFNSDDFSNEHPAINKEGSKLFFSSDRPGGYGSFDIYVVNLQDDNSFSTPVNLGSIINTDKKEQFPFIASDGTLYFSSNGHPGFGLLDVFISINEKGIFQKPDNLGLPVNSGYDDFAYILNGDGNSGYFASNRPTGKGSDDIYSFKETKELKIEDCQQFITGIITDRTTLQPLIDVTVDLLDSENQIIESRITAEDGAFKFNIDCEAMYTVKASKAEYEGNSKNIGSSKKRNAEHDASMDLYSVHEKQKAAALALQKKQEAEKLRAEQLAIKKLEDEKKAQLMAEKQAKEKAERLEQERIIEKAKTEKALVKKIEDAIKTEEALVKETDRTIIKTEEIHFDYSLWYLRRESRERLQTVIEVMKENPGIIIEIGTHTDIRGNSIYNKDLSQKRADSARDYLVKNGIASARIVSKGYGESKPIVVCATESACSEEDHEWNRRCEFVVIGWDYTQ; encoded by the coding sequence ATGAAAAAAATACAATTATACTTCATCATTTGTATCGGCATTTTTCAAACAGCTTGGTCTCAACAAGACTTAAAACGTGCCAATGATCTGTTTACCAAAGCCCACTACGCAGATGCCATTTCCTTGTACGAAGCTGCCCTGCCCAATAATAAAAATAGTGAGGTTATTAAAAATTTGGCAGATAGCTACTACCATACCTTTGACCTTAAGGCTGCTGCACGTTGGTACCGTTACTTAATTTCAAATTATGGTGAAAAGGTTAACGAGCAGTATTATTTTAAGCTAAGCCAGTCATTAAAAGCTATTGGCGAATATGAAGAAGCAAATAATGTTCTGACCGATTTTTACACCAAGGAAAGCAAGCTAGAACATCTAGAGAAGTTAAAACAAGATATTGCATATCTAGAAAATGTAAGTGCCATTGGTGATCGCTTTACCATTGAAAACAGTAATTTAAATACTACGACATCAGAATTTGGGGCAATGCAAATTGGCAATGCTATTTGGTATACCGCAACACAGAAAAAAAACAATCAAAAAACCTATAGGTGGAATAATCAAAATTATTTGGATATCTACACCCATGCCATTGACAAGGAACATTTAGGGGATAGCATTAGTATAAGTTTATCCAATACGATAAATACCAAATTACATGAAGGATCTTTTACTGTCAATCCTGATGGAAAAACCATGTACTTTACCCGCAACAATTATAAGAATGGAAAACGAAAGACAAATGATGAAAAGGTTTCAAATTTAAAGATTTACAGTGCTCAATTATTGGACGGGGAATGGAAAAATATTACTGAATTACCTTTTAACAGTGATGACTTTTCAAATGAACACCCTGCTATTAATAAAGAAGGTTCCAAGTTATTTTTCTCTTCGGACAGACCTGGCGGTTATGGTTCTTTTGATATTTACGTTGTGAATCTGCAGGATGATAATTCATTTAGCACACCAGTTAATTTAGGCAGTATTATTAATACGGATAAGAAAGAACAGTTTCCCTTTATTGCCAGTGATGGCACCCTCTACTTTTCATCTAACGGGCACCCGGGTTTTGGGCTTTTAGATGTATTTATATCTATAAACGAAAAGGGTATTTTTCAAAAACCTGACAACTTAGGCTTACCCGTAAATAGTGGTTATGATGATTTTGCATATATTCTAAATGGTGATGGCAATTCTGGCTATTTTGCGAGCAATAGACCTACAGGTAAAGGAAGCGATGACATCTATAGTTTTAAAGAAACCAAAGAATTAAAGATAGAGGACTGCCAGCAATTTATTACGGGCATTATAACCGACCGCACTACCCTACAGCCTTTAATAGATGTTACCGTTGATTTATTGGATAGCGAAAATCAGATCATTGAATCCCGCATTACAGCAGAGGACGGTGCGTTCAAATTCAATATTGACTGTGAGGCTATGTATACCGTAAAAGCTTCAAAAGCTGAATATGAAGGTAATTCAAAAAATATTGGTAGTTCAAAGAAAAGAAATGCCGAACATGATGCATCAATGGATCTTTACTCCGTTCATGAAAAGCAAAAGGCAGCCGCTTTGGCTCTGCAAAAGAAACAAGAAGCTGAAAAATTACGTGCGGAACAATTGGCAATCAAAAAATTAGAAGATGAGAAAAAAGCCCAATTAATGGCAGAAAAACAAGCCAAGGAAAAAGCTGAACGCTTGGAGCAAGAGAGAATCATTGAAAAAGCAAAAACAGAAAAAGCCTTGGTGAAGAAAATTGAAGATGCCATAAAGACCGAAGAAGCTTTGGTCAAAGAAACCGACCGAACAATTATAAAAACAGAAGAAATTCATTTTGATTATAGTCTTTGGTATTTAAGAAGAGAATCTCGAGAACGCTTACAGACGGTGATTGAAGTAATGAAAGAAAACCCAGGCATTATAATTGAAATTGGCACGCATACAGATATTAGGGGAAATAGCATATACAATAAAGACCTATCTCAAAAACGCGCAGATTCTGCAAGGGATTATTTAGTTAAAAATGGTATTGCATCTGCCAGGATAGTATCTAAAGGTTACGGCGAATCAAAACCCATTGTGGTTTGCGCCACTGAAAGCGCGTGCTCAGAAGAAGATCATGAATGGAACCGAAGATGCGAATTTGTGGTTATAGGATGGGACTATACCCAATAG
- a CDS encoding cupin domain-containing protein: MNLNLADIKPVEIMPGFHGKLIHTDQISMAFWEVKKGAEVTSHSHMNEQIMHVMEGEFQFTLEGDTKVCQPGDIVIIPPNKLHSGKALTDCKLMDIFCPTREEYR, translated from the coding sequence ATGAATCTAAACCTTGCAGATATCAAACCTGTAGAAATAATGCCAGGATTTCATGGTAAATTAATTCATACAGACCAAATAAGCATGGCATTTTGGGAGGTTAAAAAAGGAGCCGAAGTAACCAGTCATTCTCATATGAACGAGCAAATTATGCATGTTATGGAAGGTGAATTTCAGTTTACATTAGAGGGAGATACAAAAGTCTGCCAACCAGGCGATATCGTAATAATACCCCCAAATAAACTCCACAGTGGCAAGGCATTGACAGACTGTAAATTAATGGATATTTTTTGCCCCACAAGAGAAGAATATCGTTGA